From Nicotiana tabacum cultivar K326 chromosome 22, ASM71507v2, whole genome shotgun sequence, one genomic window encodes:
- the LOC107786685 gene encoding RPM1-interacting protein 4 isoform X3: protein MRPNVPKFGNWENDDNTPYTVYFEKARQTRGTGKIINPNDPEENPDMFPNLTPPPPAPSRARPKAQTEEPIGREGAAAKQTREHRLSKEDGDFRQYANSLARNENKGRRASNEHQRGRGSSSGRTGRQSAGSEHSFDKSPLHPHYQAKVNAGRGVASPAWEGKNNSYDSSHGTPGRSFESAHATPGRSKIKQESQPDRGAAVPRFGEWDENDPQSADNYTHIFNKVREERQLGTGNPSGTPSRTSYNPQRQEEKQMKCCCPW, encoded by the exons ATG CGTCCAAACGTTCCAAAGTTTGGCAATTGGGAAAATGATGATAACACGCCCTATACTGTGTATTTTGAAAAAGCAAGGCAAACCCGTGGTACTGGAAAGATCATAAACCCCAATGATCCTGAAGAGAATCCAGATATGTTTCCCAATCTTACTCCCCCACCTCCAGCACCTTCTCGCGCTAGGCCTAAAGCACAAACAGAGGAACCAATTGGGCGCGAGGGAGCAGCGGCTAAGCAAACAAGGGAACACAGACTGAGTAAAGAAGATGGTGATTTTCGGCAGTatgctaattctctagctcgtaACGAGAACAAGGGACGAAGAGCTTCCAATGAGCATCAACGTGGTCGTGGATCAAGTTCTGGTCGAACTGGCAGACAAAGTGCGGGATCCGAACATAGCTTTGATAAATCACCACTGCACCCACATTATCAGGCAAAGGTTAATGCGGGAAGAGGTGTTGCATCTCCTGCTTGGGAAGGAAAGAATAATTCATATGATAGTAGCCATGGTACTCCTGGAAGATCATTTGAAAGTGCTCATGCTACTCCTGGGAGGTCAAAAATTAAGCAAGAAAGT CAGCCTGATAGAGGAGCCGCAGTTCCAAGATTCGGGGAGTGGGATGAGAATGATCCTCAATCTGCTGATAACTACACTCACATTTTTAACAAGGTTCGGGAGGAAAGACAATTGGGTACTGGAAATCCATCAGGGACACCAAGTAGAACATCTTACAACCCACAAAGGCAAGAAGAAAAGCAGATG AAGTGCTGCTGTCCCTGGTAA
- the LOC107786685 gene encoding RPM1-interacting protein 4 isoform X1, protein MARPNVPKFGNWENDDNTPYTVYFEKARQTRGTGKIINPNDPEENPDMFPNLTPPPPAPSRARPKAQTEEPIGREGAAAKQTREHRLSKEDGDFRQYANSLARNENKGRRASNEHQRGRGSSSGRTGRQSAGSEHSFDKSPLHPHYQAKVNAGRGVASPAWEGKNNSYDSSHGTPGRSFESAHATPGRSKIKQESQPDRGAAVPRFGEWDENDPQSADNYTHIFNKVREERQLGTGNPSGTPSRTSYNPQRQEEKQMKCCCPW, encoded by the exons ATGGCA CGTCCAAACGTTCCAAAGTTTGGCAATTGGGAAAATGATGATAACACGCCCTATACTGTGTATTTTGAAAAAGCAAGGCAAACCCGTGGTACTGGAAAGATCATAAACCCCAATGATCCTGAAGAGAATCCAGATATGTTTCCCAATCTTACTCCCCCACCTCCAGCACCTTCTCGCGCTAGGCCTAAAGCACAAACAGAGGAACCAATTGGGCGCGAGGGAGCAGCGGCTAAGCAAACAAGGGAACACAGACTGAGTAAAGAAGATGGTGATTTTCGGCAGTatgctaattctctagctcgtaACGAGAACAAGGGACGAAGAGCTTCCAATGAGCATCAACGTGGTCGTGGATCAAGTTCTGGTCGAACTGGCAGACAAAGTGCGGGATCCGAACATAGCTTTGATAAATCACCACTGCACCCACATTATCAGGCAAAGGTTAATGCGGGAAGAGGTGTTGCATCTCCTGCTTGGGAAGGAAAGAATAATTCATATGATAGTAGCCATGGTACTCCTGGAAGATCATTTGAAAGTGCTCATGCTACTCCTGGGAGGTCAAAAATTAAGCAAGAAAGT CAGCCTGATAGAGGAGCCGCAGTTCCAAGATTCGGGGAGTGGGATGAGAATGATCCTCAATCTGCTGATAACTACACTCACATTTTTAACAAGGTTCGGGAGGAAAGACAATTGGGTACTGGAAATCCATCAGGGACACCAAGTAGAACATCTTACAACCCACAAAGGCAAGAAGAAAAGCAGATG AAGTGCTGCTGTCCCTGGTAA
- the LOC107786685 gene encoding RPM1-interacting protein 4 isoform X2: protein MARPNVPKFGNWENDDNTPYTVYFEKARQTRGTGKIINPNDPEENPDMFPNLTPPPPAPSRARPKAQTEEPIGREGAAAKQTREHRLSKEDGDFRQYANSLARNENKGRRASNEHQRGRGSSSGRTGRQSAGSEHSFDKSPLHPHYQAKVNAGRGVASPAWEGKNNSYDSSHGTPGRSFESAHATPGRSKIKQESPDRGAAVPRFGEWDENDPQSADNYTHIFNKVREERQLGTGNPSGTPSRTSYNPQRQEEKQMKCCCPW, encoded by the exons ATGGCA CGTCCAAACGTTCCAAAGTTTGGCAATTGGGAAAATGATGATAACACGCCCTATACTGTGTATTTTGAAAAAGCAAGGCAAACCCGTGGTACTGGAAAGATCATAAACCCCAATGATCCTGAAGAGAATCCAGATATGTTTCCCAATCTTACTCCCCCACCTCCAGCACCTTCTCGCGCTAGGCCTAAAGCACAAACAGAGGAACCAATTGGGCGCGAGGGAGCAGCGGCTAAGCAAACAAGGGAACACAGACTGAGTAAAGAAGATGGTGATTTTCGGCAGTatgctaattctctagctcgtaACGAGAACAAGGGACGAAGAGCTTCCAATGAGCATCAACGTGGTCGTGGATCAAGTTCTGGTCGAACTGGCAGACAAAGTGCGGGATCCGAACATAGCTTTGATAAATCACCACTGCACCCACATTATCAGGCAAAGGTTAATGCGGGAAGAGGTGTTGCATCTCCTGCTTGGGAAGGAAAGAATAATTCATATGATAGTAGCCATGGTACTCCTGGAAGATCATTTGAAAGTGCTCATGCTACTCCTGGGAGGTCAAAAATTAAGCAAGAAAGT CCTGATAGAGGAGCCGCAGTTCCAAGATTCGGGGAGTGGGATGAGAATGATCCTCAATCTGCTGATAACTACACTCACATTTTTAACAAGGTTCGGGAGGAAAGACAATTGGGTACTGGAAATCCATCAGGGACACCAAGTAGAACATCTTACAACCCACAAAGGCAAGAAGAAAAGCAGATG AAGTGCTGCTGTCCCTGGTAA